The Planctellipticum variicoloris DNA window GCGGCCTTCGGCGTCGGTGTTGAGGACCTCGATGGTGACGCCGTTGCGCGCCGTCAGGATATCCCCCAGTTTGAATGCCGAGCCGCCGGTCATGTTCTCGACGAGCCCCATATAGCCGACGACGTTCACCGGAAGTTTGAGGCGGGCGATGGCGGACATGGCCCCGAGGACGGTGGCGGCGCCGGCCATATCGCATTTCATCGTCAACATGCCGTCTGTCGGCTTCAGCGAGAGCCCGCCGCTGTCGAACGTGACCCCCTTGCCGACCAGTGCCAGCATCGGGGCGTCCGCCGGGCCGCCCCGATGTTCGAGGATCACCATGCGGGGGGACTGGTCGCTGCCGCGGGAGACCGCGAGCAGAGACTGCATCCGCTCCTGCTCCAGGCGGGGCTGGTCGAAGATCTCGATCGCCAGCCCGGTTTCCGCCGCAACGGTCTGGGCGCGCGCGGCGAAGCCGATGGGGGTGATTTCCTGCGGCGGGCGATTGACGAGGTCGCGGGCCAGGTTGACCGCTTCGCCCAGAATCTGGCCGCGGGCGAGCCCGGCCGCGACCTCAGTCAGTTCGGCGGCACTTGCGAGCAGGGTAACGGCGGCGAATGGAAACCGGCTTTTCTCCGCTTTGAAAAGGTCCTGGCCAACACAGCCGATCAGGAATGCGCTGATCGCGGACTCGGCGGAGATTGCACTGCCAACCGGGAGGTCCGGCAGGGCGACGGCGACTTTGACGCCGGCTTTGTCCGAGATAGCCCGCGCCGCAGTCGTCAGTGCGCGATCAAGTCGGCCGCGAGTGAGTTCGGCGGCATTTCCCAGGCCGAGCAGCAGCACGCGGGACGCAGCGATCCCGGTCACTCCGCGCAGCGCGAGCGTCGTCGCGAACTTGGCCGAGAAGTCGCCGGACTCGCGGAGACGGGTGAGCAAGCCGCCAAGAGCCGCATCCAGGGCGGTGAGATTCGCCGGCAGAGCGCCGTCGGCGAGAACGGGGATCACGAGCCAGTCGGCGGGGGCCTGTGTCCAGGCGGCGGATTCGCAGCGGAGGTCCGTAGTCACAGCGAGGAATTCAGTCACGGCGAGGGATTCCTGAAGCAGCGGAGGCATGGAAGCGTCCGTCGGTTGCGGAACGTGGTTCAAAGAAACGGCGGCACGCCTCGGGAAGTGCAAGAGCGGGTGCAATCGGCCCTACTTGGTCTTGATGGTTTCGATCCGGCGCTGGATGTCGATATTGATGCTTTGATAGCGCGTGGAGAGCTTGCCGGGGCTGAAGAGGTCGCTGCGGATGACTTCGATGTCGTCAGCGCCGATGGCGTTGGTGAGCATCGTCATCAGATACTCCTTTCCCAGGCGGGAGGGCTGAAAACGCTTGGCGTCGTAGAGCGACGGGTGGACGTGGCGAGGGTGAATCCGCTTCCACCGATCGCGGAGCTTGTTGGCGGGAATGGAATCCAGATAAAAGCCGTTCGTTTTCGACCACTGGAGCGTAGCGACAGAGTTGTTCTGGCCCTGTTGCAGCAGGTCGACCGCTTTGCCGCCGAGCTGCGTAGCGTAAAAACGGTCAAACAGAATCGGGCGTCCGCCGCGCTGCGTGTGGCCGACTTTGCGGGTGAAGATGGCCGAGTCTGCCGATTCGTGCTGGCGGCGGCTGCCGAAGTAGTCGTCGCCGAAGCGGGCGGCGAGCAGCCGTTTGAGTTCCTCGGCCGCGCCGCTGTAGATCACGTTGCCGGCGGGATCGTAGCTCTTCGTGGCGGCCCCGAGTTGTCGGCCTTCGGAATCGCGGACCCCTTCGCCGACGACGATCACCACGTGTTTCTGGAGGTCGTAGAGCGTGGCGACGCGCTCTTCGAGATGATCCATGTCGAGCGGGAACTCGGGGAGCAGGACGATGTCGGGCTGACCGTAGGCCGAGCCCAGCGGAATATATCCCGAATCTCGCCCCATCACCTCGATGATGGCGATCCGGCGATGGCTCTCGGCGGTCGTCCGGATGCGTTCGATGCCCTGCGTCACGACGAAGACCGCAGTGGCGTAGCCCGGAGTGGCAAAATTGATGATGTCTTCGAGTTCGATGGATTCGCGCTGAGGCGTCTTGAAGTAGGTGGCTTTACCGCCGGCGTGGTGTTCTTCGCGGGCCCACTCGTTCGGTTCATCGATATAGTTCAGCCCCAGATCGTTGTCGATCGTCTTGGGCGCCAGCACGCAGGGGAAGAGTTCGGAGAGGGGCTGCATGCCGTTGATCGTGCCGTCGCCGCCGATGCAGATCAGACCTTCCAGCTCCAGAGCCTGAATTCGCGGCGTCATCTCGCCGATCAAGTCGACCTGATCGGGGTCAATGTAGGTTCGCGAAGCCCCGAGAAGCGTCCCTCCCTTGGTGGGATCCAGTTCGGGAATGGTTGTGAACAGCGGATTAAGCCGGACGTGGGGGACGCGGGGATCGACGATCCCCGCGAAGCCCCGAATGATTCCGACGACTTCAATCCGGAGGGCGTTGGCCCGTTCGACGGCCCCGAAGATCGTGGCGTTGAGGGCCGGCGTGTCGCCGCCTGCTGTCAGGATGCCGATCCGTCGCATGGAACCCGCCTCTATCAATAAACGCAATTGGATGCAAAAACCGCGCCCACGGGCACCGAAGCGGGTTTTAACGGATTGTCGGTCGAATCCGCAATGTTCAAGGCTGACGGGAAGGACAGGGATGGCGGAAGGGAATGACGAATGTCGAAGCGAAGGCGATGAGCGAAGGGGCGGAAAGTGCAAATCGCAAAATGAAGGATGAGTCCGAGCGGATGTTGGGGACATGACTGTGCTTGCGGCAATGCGGGGAAGCACCTAGGATCTCAAATTCTGCTGTGAATTCTGCAGGATTCGTGCGGATTCGGTCCCCAGGCAAGGCGGCCATCAGAGAAGGAGCGGACGGGAGATGGGTTCAGGACGGATGGGCTCTGCCGCAGAAATCATGGATGATCTCGTCCCCGCGTCGCGTCGCGCCGAGAATCCGGTCAGTTCCGAGCGATTGCAGCGGTCCATCGACCGGGCTCGCAACTGCCTCCTGAGCCGGCAGACCCCGGAGGGGTACTGGGTGGCGGAGCTGGAAGGAGACACGATCCTCGAATCGGAGTACGTCCTGCTGCTGGCGTTTCTGGGACGCGGACAGTCGGCCGAAGCCAAAGCCGCCGCGGCGTACATCCTCGATCAACAATGTCCGCACGGCGGCTGGGCGATGTTTCCCGGCGGGCCGCTGGAAATCAGCGGTTCCGTGAAAGCCTACCTGGCGCTCAAAATCACCGGCCACTCCGCGGACTCGGACTTCATGGTTCGCGCGCGGCGGGCGATCCTGGCGGCCGGGGGGATCGAGAAGGTCAACAGCTTCACCCGCTACTACCTGGCGATGCTGGGGCTGATTCCCTACAACCGCTGCCCGGCCGTCCCCCCTGAGATGATCCTGCTCCCCGATTGGGCGCCGTTCAATATCTACGAAATGTCGTCCTGGTCCCGGACGATTGTGATTCCGCTGAGCCTGCTCTGGGCGTTCCAGCCGGAGACGCGATTGCCGGAGTCACACCGGATCGATGAGCTGTACGCCAGCCCTGACCGCCAGTTCCCGCGCCACGTGGAAGGCGTGAACCATGAGGCCGACGTCGGCCGGCTGGTGAGCTGGACCCGGTTCTTCCGCGCAGTCGATAGTTCCATCAAGTTTTGTGAACGGATGGGTTGGAAGCCGCTGCGGAAGCGGGCGCTCCAGCAATGCGAGCAGTGGATCGTCGAAAGGCTTGAAGGGAGCGACGGTCTGGGGGCGATCTTTCCGCCGATCATCTGGAGCATCATCGGCCTGAGGTGCCTGGGCTACGCCGACGATCACCCCGTCGTTCAGAGTCAATTCGTCGAGCTGGACAAGTTGTGCATCCTGGAAAACGACAAGTTGCGGCTGCAGCCGTGCAAGTCTCCAGTCTGGGATACGGCGATCGCGGTGATTGCGCTGCGGGATGCCGGGGTGCCGCGGCAGCATCCGGCAATCGCCAAGTCGATCCAGTGGCTGCTGGACCGGGAAATTCGACGGCGCGGGGACTGGGCGCGGCTGCGGCCGGATGTCGAAGCTTCGGGCTGGGCGTTCGAATTCAACAACGAGTTCTATCCCGACTTCGACGACACCTGCATGGTCCTGATCGCGCTCAGCCGGTGTCTGCCCGAAGAATTCGGCTCCGAATGGACCGCGGACCTGCTGGAGACGCCGGGGCAGGACACGGAAATCGTGCTGCGGAGCCGGTGCGACGATCCGAAGCAGACCGTCGCCGACTGGGAACGAGTCCGACCGATGCTGCAGGCGATTCGCCGCGGCGTGCAATGGCTCAGAGCGATGCAGAGCAAGGATGGCGGCTGGGGGGCGTTCGACGCGGACAATACCAAGGAGTTCCTGACCAAGGTCCCCTTCGCCGATCACAACGCGATGATCGATCCAAGCTGGGCGGACATTACGGCGAGAATCGTGGAATCGCTGGCATGCGTCGGCGTGCCGATGAGCGAACCGTTCATTCAGCGGGCGCTGCAGTTCGTGTGGGATCACCAGGAGCCGGATCATAGCTGGTTTGGCCGCTGGGGCGTAAATTACATCTACGGCACATGGCAGGTGCTGGTCGGACTGCGGCTGGCGGGGATTCCGTTGGCTGACCCGCGCATTCGAGGCGCAGTCGAGTGGCTGAAGCAAATGCAGCAGCCGTGCGGCGGCTGGGGCGAGACGGCATTGACCTACGACAAGCCGGAACTGCGCGGTACCGGGAATCCGACCCCCTCGCAGACGGCCTGGGCGGTCCTGGGATTAATGGCGGCGGGAGAAACCGAGTCGGAAGCGGTCCGCCGCGGGATTGGCTATCTCGTCGGTACGCAGCGTGGCGACGGCGACTGGGACGAAGTCGACTTCACGGGGACCGGCTTCCCGCGGGTGTTTTACCTGCGGTATCACGGCTATCGCCTGTACTTCCCGCTGATGGCCCTGGGACGGTACGCGACGGCGCGGAATGTCGAATAACGAACTCGCGGTGAGCAGCCGGGCTTAGTCCTTCGGCACTGGCCAGATGCGGACGGTGCCGTCTTCGCTGGCGGAAGCGATTTTCTGGCCGTCGGGGGAGATGACCACTTTCCAGATTCCCAGGCGATGTCCCGAGAACGTTTTGACGGGTTTCCGGGTTTCCACATTCCAGAGGATCACTTCGCCGGGAATCTGAGGCTTTTCGGTGGACATGGTGCCGCCGACGAGGTGCTTGCCGTCGGGCGTGAAGGCCAGCGATTCGATTGAGGCATTGCCGCCGAAGAAACTCGCAAGTTCTTTGCCCTCGCTGGCGTCCCACAATCTGACTTGATTGCCGCGACCGGCCGTCGCGATGAGCGGTGGTGCGGCGGGCGACCAGGCGATGGCGCGGAGTCCGGAGGGGTGAGCATCCCAGTTGCGGACATGTTCGCGTGAGGCGAGATTCCAGACCATGAGCTGGCGACCGGCGACGGCGGCGAGGAGGCGGGCATCGGGGGAGATCGCGAGATCGGCGATCTGCTGATTCTGGCCGGAAGGCCATTCGAAAGGAATCGGTCGCTCGGCGTTCTCCCAGCGGCGGAGGGAGCCTGCGTGATTGCCCATGACGACGTACTGCTGATTTGCCGAGAGCGCAAGGGAGGAAATCCGGCCACTCTGCGAACCGAACGCGGCATGTTCGCCCGAATCGAGATCGAGGATGGAAACTCGCGTTTCGCTCCATCCGGGCGACGTGAAGAGGACCATGGGGCCAGCCGCGTCCGCGGCCAACCGCTCGACCCGACCAGTGTCGACGGGAATGGTCTGGATGAGTGACCCGTTTTCGCTGGACCGAAGCTGCACTTGGGTTTCCCGCGTCCCGGGGATGAACGCTGTTCCATTGCGAACAAAGACGACGTCCATCAACGGTCGCGGCCCGAACTCGACGACTACCGTGTCCTGGGGCTCGGCAGGCGTAGCGGCGGCCCAGGTTTCAGTTCGCAGAAAGTCGACCTGTCGGCTGAAGACTTTGCTGTGCCAGCGGCCCCGCAGTTGCGTCATGGCCTCCTGAGCCGTGGGGTGATCGTCGGCCAGGTGTGCCCAGTACGCGAGAAGCGACCAGCGATACGGGGAGTCGGAGGCAGGCTTCAGCCAGTCGCGGAGACCCTGGCGCACGCGAGACCATTGAAAGCCGTCGTCGGCCGGTTCGCGGATCTCGCCGAAATTCAGAGCGCTCAGTGCGACGACGGCATAGGTCATTTCCCCTGTCTTCTCGCGGGTCTGATCGGTCAGATCGTTGGCGAGTCGAAGAAGGTCGCCTTCCTCGCCGTACCAACGCGGCAGCAAATACTGGCACATGACGTCGATGGCGCTGATAAACCAAGGATCGCAGGCAAGGGCCCGGCCGAGCAGTTCTCGCATCCGCGGTTCGGGGTATCCGTCCAAGACGCCGATGCCCATCCATGTGTAATAGAGAAAGGCGTCGGCAGAAGGGGCGTCGCGGAGGTCCGGTTCGGCTTCTTTGAGCAGCACTTCGGCGCGGCGGACGGCGTCCTTCATGCGTTGCACGGCTTCCGGCGTGATGGTATTGGCAAATCCGGAGCCGCGGGCGGTCCAGGCCGCCTGTCGCAACGCAGTCGCGAGTACCAGCCGCGTGGTGGGCGAGGGCTGTGCGGCGTGCCAGGCTTCGAGATGCTGCAACCGGTCGTCGAGTTGCCGCTGTTGACGTCGGCCATCGGCGTCTTTGACTTCGGTGAGGGCTTCGTAGAAATCGAGCGACTGCGGTCGACCGGTGAGGAAAGTCGGACGTTCGCGACGGAGGCGGGACGCCGTTTCCTCGAGTTCCGTATACCGGCGCTCGATGAGCTGGCGTTCGATGCGGGCGCGAAACTCGCCGGCGTCGTCGTTGAAGAGAGACTGGGCGCGGAGGCGGGGAGCGGGACTGACGAACAGCAGCGCCAGGACGGCAAGGACTACGGGGCGACGGACGGCAGGACTGCACATGGGAAACTCCCCAACACGACCGGGTGACGCGGGCCTGAGCCTCTGTTACGATGGGAATGTCGTTCAGTCATCCGGCCGACCGGGCCGATGTCGCCTTTCAGTCACTCCGGGAGCAGCTCCGAAATGCGATGCGTCTTCTGGATACTAACGATCTTTCTGGTTCTGAACAATGTGGTGGCGTTCGGGGACGATCCGAAGCAGGCGGCGCGTTCGCTCGTGAACTGGGGCTCGTTCGACGGAGCGCTCAGCGACAACGGACTGCCGGCCGGCTGGGATGTGTATCCGGTCGGTTCAACGCAGTACGACTGCTACACCGTGACCGACGTGTCGCGCAGCCCGCCACGGGGATTGCGTGTGGCTTCAAGAGTTCCCTGGACCCGCGTAATTGCAGCTCAGCTTCCGGTCGAAGCGGGAACGCAGCAGGCCGGCAAGGCGTGGGTGCGCAGCATTCCAGGTTCCGACTGCGAGTGGCTGTTGAGAATCGACTATCTGAACGAGGCCGGAGTCACGATCGGGAGCTCGCCGACAGTCAGTCTGCGTCCGCCGCAGGGAACGGGAGACGCCGAGTGGAAACTGATTGCGGTCGAGGGGAACTCGGCGGCGTTTCCGCAGGCCAAACGGTTGATTTTCGTCGCGCAGCAGAAAGAGGGCGGAGTCGCCGTCTGGGACGACTTTGATTTTCGACAGTTCACGGCATCCGACGAGACGAACCTGCTGAACAACGGGGGATTCGAATTGCTCGCCGGAAATGAGTTTCCTGGCTGGCGACTGTTCACGACGGAGCCGGTCGACGTCCGCCTGAGTCCGATCTTCAGGGAGCCCCTGCGAGGATGGTTGTCCGTGAGGATTGTCGGCGAAGCGAAATCCGCGGTCCTCTCGACGAACCGGCTGCCGATCAAATCCGGGACGGGATATCGTCTGGGGGGATGGCACAGCGCCGTCGCCGGAACCGGGCAATTCAAGCTCGTGTTCTGGAAGGAAGGGATGCATATCGCCACTGTCAGGTCGACCAAGCCGGCCCGTGCTGAATGGAGCGCCAGCGATGATGTGGTCGCGCCTGCGGAAACGGTTCGCGACGCGACACATGTGACGGTGGAGTATGAAATGTCCGGAAAGTTCGACGTTGCGGTCGATGCGCTGCGGCTGCGGGCGGAATAGGCCCCGTCGCAGCGCTGACTTCGCCCCACCTACTCGTCCCGCAGCTCGATGGAAAAGATCCTCTGGAGCGGGATGATCTGGCCGCCATCGCCAACGATCAGAGCGGACGGATAAATCCGGCTGGGACGGACGTTGGACGTGGCGTTGCTCTGGGTGACGAAAGCGCCGGGGCTGGTTTCATACGTCACGCTTTCCAGGATGCCGGTGATGAGCGGCAATTCGCCGGCGGTCGAGCGCCCGAGCAGGAATGCTGCGATTCCAACGGCCGCAACCGTCGCGAGCCACAGGGCGGTCGAGGGGGCCGGCCGCGCGTTCGGTTCGGCCCTGGGGTCCGCGGTCATTCGGATCGGCTCCACGGCGTGTGACGATGCCCAACGGCACGTCCCAGCCAGTCTCGCCCGGCGCGGCAGGCGGAGTCAAAGCGAATGCACTGAATTCGAGACCGAATCGTACTTCTACCCGGCTCTACCGCAGTTTTGCGAAGACAACCAGCCGTTTCCGGCGGTCGATGCCGACGAGACCGTCCGGCGTGACCGGATCGACCGCGATTCCCTGTCCCGGATACGGGCACTTCAGCGCTTCGACGAGCTCCAGCGAGGGGCCGGTTTCAGGGAGTCGGAGGCGGTACAGGACCGCAAAGTGGTGGTGCGTCGTCAGGAGCGTGTCGCCGTCCCAGAGGCCGCCCGAAGCGCTCATGCCGTCCCAGTCGGCGATGACTTCTTCGGGGAAGCTCCAGCGGGCCTGCTCGCGGAAGTCGTCGTCCATCCGTACCAGGATCGTCTGAGCATTGTCGGCCTGGTAATGTGCGAAGCAGCACCACCAGTTTCGGTCGGCGGGATCGCGAATGCACCAGACCAGGCTGCCCTGCGGTTTCTCGAACGTGTGGAAGACCTGCAAGCTGTCGTCGGAGGGATCGTAAACGCGGATGTCGCTTTCCTCCGGCGTCTTCGGATAGTTCGAATGGGCGCAGTAGATCTTGCCCCGCCAGACGAAGGCGCTGTTGAGGTGCTTGGCGTCCGGAGCAGTCCCGACGCCCAGCAGTTTTCCCGTCGCGCGGTCGTAGCGAGCAACGCGGGTGTTCGAAACGGCGTATGTGAACCGCTCGTCGGCAGCCGCAGCCTGCGTGGCGAATTCGGACTTGAGGGTGGCCGACTCGATCCAGCCGCGAGCGAGGGGGAGTTTTGATTCGGGCGGGGCGGAGAGAAGGAGCGTCAGCAGGAAGGGGAGCATCGTGACGAACTCCGGCGGGGTGATTCAGAACCAGGCCGGCAGCAGAATACTCC harbors:
- a CDS encoding leucyl aminopeptidase, with translation MPPLLQESLAVTEFLAVTTDLRCESAAWTQAPADWLVIPVLADGALPANLTALDAALGGLLTRLRESGDFSAKFATTLALRGVTGIAASRVLLLGLGNAAELTRGRLDRALTTAARAISDKAGVKVAVALPDLPVGSAISAESAISAFLIGCVGQDLFKAEKSRFPFAAVTLLASAAELTEVAAGLARGQILGEAVNLARDLVNRPPQEITPIGFAARAQTVAAETGLAIEIFDQPRLEQERMQSLLAVSRGSDQSPRMVILEHRGGPADAPMLALVGKGVTFDSGGLSLKPTDGMLTMKCDMAGAATVLGAMSAIARLKLPVNVVGYMGLVENMTGGSAFKLGDILTARNGVTIEVLNTDAEGRLVLADVLSYAVDRGVDRIIDLATLTGACVVALGEDVAGAFTNNQAWCDAVLAAAKSTGEDLWQLPMWDQYDDLIKGDIGDIKNTGGRWGGAITAAKFLQRFVNGKPWVHLDIAGPAFASGNKPHREAGGTGCFVRTLVDTAARQV
- a CDS encoding 6-phosphofructokinase, producing MRRIGILTAGGDTPALNATIFGAVERANALRIEVVGIIRGFAGIVDPRVPHVRLNPLFTTIPELDPTKGGTLLGASRTYIDPDQVDLIGEMTPRIQALELEGLICIGGDGTINGMQPLSELFPCVLAPKTIDNDLGLNYIDEPNEWAREEHHAGGKATYFKTPQRESIELEDIINFATPGYATAVFVVTQGIERIRTTAESHRRIAIIEVMGRDSGYIPLGSAYGQPDIVLLPEFPLDMDHLEERVATLYDLQKHVVIVVGEGVRDSEGRQLGAATKSYDPAGNVIYSGAAEELKRLLAARFGDDYFGSRRQHESADSAIFTRKVGHTQRGGRPILFDRFYATQLGGKAVDLLQQGQNNSVATLQWSKTNGFYLDSIPANKLRDRWKRIHPRHVHPSLYDAKRFQPSRLGKEYLMTMLTNAIGADDIEVIRSDLFSPGKLSTRYQSINIDIQRRIETIKTK
- a CDS encoding terpene cyclase/mutase family protein → MGSGRMGSAAEIMDDLVPASRRAENPVSSERLQRSIDRARNCLLSRQTPEGYWVAELEGDTILESEYVLLLAFLGRGQSAEAKAAAAYILDQQCPHGGWAMFPGGPLEISGSVKAYLALKITGHSADSDFMVRARRAILAAGGIEKVNSFTRYYLAMLGLIPYNRCPAVPPEMILLPDWAPFNIYEMSSWSRTIVIPLSLLWAFQPETRLPESHRIDELYASPDRQFPRHVEGVNHEADVGRLVSWTRFFRAVDSSIKFCERMGWKPLRKRALQQCEQWIVERLEGSDGLGAIFPPIIWSIIGLRCLGYADDHPVVQSQFVELDKLCILENDKLRLQPCKSPVWDTAIAVIALRDAGVPRQHPAIAKSIQWLLDREIRRRGDWARLRPDVEASGWAFEFNNEFYPDFDDTCMVLIALSRCLPEEFGSEWTADLLETPGQDTEIVLRSRCDDPKQTVADWERVRPMLQAIRRGVQWLRAMQSKDGGWGAFDADNTKEFLTKVPFADHNAMIDPSWADITARIVESLACVGVPMSEPFIQRALQFVWDHQEPDHSWFGRWGVNYIYGTWQVLVGLRLAGIPLADPRIRGAVEWLKQMQQPCGGWGETALTYDKPELRGTGNPTPSQTAWAVLGLMAAGETESEAVRRGIGYLVGTQRGDGDWDEVDFTGTGFPRVFYLRYHGYRLYFPLMALGRYATARNVE
- a CDS encoding WD40 repeat domain-containing protein, encoding MCSPAVRRPVVLAVLALLFVSPAPRLRAQSLFNDDAGEFRARIERQLIERRYTELEETASRLRRERPTFLTGRPQSLDFYEALTEVKDADGRRQQRQLDDRLQHLEAWHAAQPSPTTRLVLATALRQAAWTARGSGFANTITPEAVQRMKDAVRRAEVLLKEAEPDLRDAPSADAFLYYTWMGIGVLDGYPEPRMRELLGRALACDPWFISAIDVMCQYLLPRWYGEEGDLLRLANDLTDQTREKTGEMTYAVVALSALNFGEIREPADDGFQWSRVRQGLRDWLKPASDSPYRWSLLAYWAHLADDHPTAQEAMTQLRGRWHSKVFSRQVDFLRTETWAAATPAEPQDTVVVEFGPRPLMDVVFVRNGTAFIPGTRETQVQLRSSENGSLIQTIPVDTGRVERLAADAAGPMVLFTSPGWSETRVSILDLDSGEHAAFGSQSGRISSLALSANQQYVVMGNHAGSLRRWENAERPIPFEWPSGQNQQIADLAISPDARLLAAVAGRQLMVWNLASREHVRNWDAHPSGLRAIAWSPAAPPLIATAGRGNQVRLWDASEGKELASFFGGNASIESLAFTPDGKHLVGGTMSTEKPQIPGEVILWNVETRKPVKTFSGHRLGIWKVVISPDGQKIASASEDGTVRIWPVPKD